TTATGGGACTGCTAGACTGGATACCCAACATCATGGAGCAATCTTTCGACATTCTCCAATCCGGTTGGGGCGGTATTCTCGCAATAGCTATCATCGGTCCTATACTTGAAGAAATCTTGTTTCGCGGATCCATAACCAAAGCTTTGCTGCAACAATACACCCCGACAAAAGCTATCCTCATTTCAGCGCTTCTATTCGGTGTCTTTCACATTAATCCGGCCCAGATACTTCCCGCATTTCTGATTGGTATCCTACTGGCATGGACATACTATAAAACCGGTAGCCTGATACCTTGCATACTCATGCATATACTGAATAACTCCTTAGCAATATATCTTAGTATCCAATATCCCGAAACAGAAAACATGGATGATTTGATAAACGGCACCCCCTATTTAATTATCTTTTTCTGTGCGATTTTCATACTGGCAGGAGTTATTCTATATATGCAACGCATGACTGCTAATAAGTAGAAGTCATATCTTCAGGAACACAAATATAAAAATCTGCTCTTCCTTTATTCTCTTCGTCAAGTTGGTCTATACTTTCCTGGCGGACCGCACAAACTGTTTTAATTGTTGTACCCGGACGATATTGAAGCAAATAAGGAATGATTCCTTCTTTAAAATCTGAATGATAATTTCCATTAAAATGCAGGAATTTATTTTTTATATTACGGGCTATAAACCATCCCATTGTCGCATCTTTGATAGCTTGGGCCTGTGCCAGATATTCTTGGTTACCTTTACTTTTACCCATCATCTGCATTAATGCAAAAGCTCCTCCGTCCTCTTCTTTATAAGTAAATTGCACAGGAAGCGGCGGTAAATACCGTTTTGCTTCATCAGATAATGAATCCAAATACTGTAAGCCATTATTCTTTACAACATTCGCATAACGCCGAGGTACATTAGTTGCGATAAACGGAATCTTCTTCTCTTTTGCAAAAAAGACAAATGGAGAATAATCTGTACTATAATTATCCCACAAACGAGCTTCCGTTTCAAATCTGTCATAAGAAATGAGCCGACGCATGTATTCATCCAAAATCAATTGGTTGTCTGATTCAAACATTTCAGCTCCCATCATTAACTTATCTTTGTGAATAGCATATAGCGAACGGGTTATTTCATACTCCAGCCAATGAGTGATACAACAATTATGAATCTCACCAATAAACACGACATCCGGCTGTACCAACGCTTCAATAAGCTCGTCATAGCCTATTTCCTTACCATCGGCATCAAACAATGTATATGCTTTTTTATACCCCTTCTGAGCAAAAACGGTCACTCCTCCTACAAAACATAGAAGTAATATACCACAAATTCTTGAAAAAAATAACTTATTCATATTTTTGATGTTTTCCTATATATAACAATACAAATTTATCCGGATTCATTAAATTTCTGAACGCCCTCTGAATATCCACCGTAGAAATACTATTGAGACACCGTTCATACTGCTCAAAATCAGCAACAGATTCACCATTTTTCAATAAATTCACAAGATTGGTGCGCCATTCGGCAGAAGCCTCATCAGAAAGCACTTTTCGCTTAGTAACCAGAAAAGACTTCTTCAAAGCCTCCAATTCATCTTCATCTACTTTATTCGTACGAAGCTCTTTAATTATCTGCTTGATAAGATTTTCCACTTTCTCTGTGTTCTTAAAATCAACAGAAGCCGATAAATCGAAATAGAAAACCTGTTGTGGCAACCCATTGTAAAATAATGAAGCGTATGGAGAATAAACAATATTTTCCCCCTCACGTAAAACGCTCAACAATCGGTTTTGCAATATATCGCGCATCAATTTCAGTATAAGACTATTTTTCAAGGAAGGTTGGTAATTCCCGTAAAAAACATAATCAAATATAGTCTGGGTATCGTTATCATTCGGAAACTCTTCTATATAAGTTTTCCCGGGAAGTTTAAACGGCTTATTGATATAAGCTATCGTGTTTGCTTCCGGTATGCGTCCGAATGTAGAAGCTAACAGTTGTTTAATACTGTCCGTATCAAACTTCCCGGTCACTACGAACGTCATCTGGGACGGATTACTATATAATGAACGATAATAGTTTGCAATTTGATCCAAATCAAGTTTCTCCAAATCTTTTTTTGTCAGGGGTGGACGAGATACGGTATTTCCCATCAATGAATCCAGACGATTCGTCAACATACGGTCAGAGGCACGTTTCATCATTTGCTCAAGCACCGTTTCTTTACCGAAACGCTCTATTTCATCTTTACGTATCTCCTCAAAATCTTCGTAGCAAAGTTCCGGACGATACATTTTCTCGTACATTAAATTAAAAAGCTCTTTTGCTTTATCAGCAGGTGACATACCCATAATATCATGCCAATAATTACTGATGGCAATATTCATTGATATTTCTTCCTGTTGCATAAAAGAAGACAATGTATCGTAAGGCACACAGGCCACTCCTCCCATTTCCATATAACCTCCGGTTCCCTCATAAAGAGGATAATCTGCATCGGACAAGTCCGCTGTTCCCCCTCTTCCAAAAGCTGTCACAAAAATCGATTGATTTTCATCATTTGTCGGACGAAGAAAAACACGTAAACCATTCTTCAAAGTTACTTCCGTCACATTAAGATCCGGGTAGTTTTTCTCACCAACTATATCCGAAGCCCTGAAAGGATGACTTTCTGCCAGACAAACAGGTGTCACTACATTTTCCTCTCCTCTATCTTTTTGCACATACTCAAAATCCTTAAACGGGCTCTTGGCTCCTT
The Bacteroides luhongzhouii DNA segment above includes these coding regions:
- a CDS encoding M16 family metallopeptidase, producing MVVLLGGTTMNMLARQQVFHSEKKVNLPPNTVEGTLANGLHYLILSNEAPVHTTEFRLVMRIGSVQESEKQKGAAHFLEHMSFAGSKHFPGRGMVDYLETLGMKFGRDINAVTGYDRTIFMLTVPMDKTDDKVSGKTLLILKDWLSGITFDEERTKKERGVILEELRGYDLGDDFYALKIGKNHFTERMPLGSSEDIRNIDRKTLIEFYQQWYSPQMATVVVVGNIDPVSIEKQIKEMFSSIPRKEIKGYHTYPLTYDPGVALYEIGDNLERSSELELMIPHLCVVGNTIESIYQKELGALLIRAISNRLKHRNIRCNVSDAWFLSDKNHFVFAFSGADKDNLLQQVSELSNEMESIRKNGFKQEEMEDAINEHVKHLKVDNSIQLSSKWCDDFVDYVISGDRYIQSDSEMEQLAGKIRATESAALQQLLSEWLSYKEQALLIAYRNNAGKQNSLQKEEVVQAWDKGAKSPFKDFEYVQKDRGEENVVTPVCLAESHPFRASDIVGEKNYPDLNVTEVTLKNGLRVFLRPTNDENQSIFVTAFGRGGTADLSDADYPLYEGTGGYMEMGGVACVPYDTLSSFMQQEEISMNIAISNYWHDIMGMSPADKAKELFNLMYEKMYRPELCYEDFEEIRKDEIERFGKETVLEQMMKRASDRMLTNRLDSLMGNTVSRPPLTKKDLEKLDLDQIANYYRSLYSNPSQMTFVVTGKFDTDSIKQLLASTFGRIPEANTIAYINKPFKLPGKTYIEEFPNDNDTQTIFDYVFYGNYQPSLKNSLILKLMRDILQNRLLSVLREGENIVYSPYASLFYNGLPQQVFYFDLSASVDFKNTEKVENLIKQIIKELRTNKVDEDELEALKKSFLVTKRKVLSDEASAEWRTNLVNLLKNGESVADFEQYERCLNSISTVDIQRAFRNLMNPDKFVLLYIGKHQKYE
- a CDS encoding ChaN family lipoprotein — translated: MNKLFFSRICGILLLCFVGGVTVFAQKGYKKAYTLFDADGKEIGYDELIEALVQPDVVFIGEIHNCCITHWLEYEITRSLYAIHKDKLMMGAEMFESDNQLILDEYMRRLISYDRFETEARLWDNYSTDYSPFVFFAKEKKIPFIATNVPRRYANVVKNNGLQYLDSLSDEAKRYLPPLPVQFTYKEEDGGAFALMQMMGKSKGNQEYLAQAQAIKDATMGWFIARNIKNKFLHFNGNYHSDFKEGIIPYLLQYRPGTTIKTVCAVRQESIDQLDEENKGRADFYICVPEDMTSTY
- a CDS encoding CPBP family intramembrane glutamic endopeptidase, giving the protein MKTAIKLILIDLLIAQIVAPILIMIPCTIYLLVSTGNLDKVALTQMIMIPAQLAGQIMMGIYLWKAGYISTQKTTWSLVSAPYLICSGLAILTAGFLVSALMGLLDWIPNIMEQSFDILQSGWGGILAIAIIGPILEEILFRGSITKALLQQYTPTKAILISALLFGVFHINPAQILPAFLIGILLAWTYYKTGSLIPCILMHILNNSLAIYLSIQYPETENMDDLINGTPYLIIFFCAIFILAGVILYMQRMTANK